One segment of Carya illinoinensis cultivar Pawnee chromosome 1, C.illinoinensisPawnee_v1, whole genome shotgun sequence DNA contains the following:
- the LOC122312725 gene encoding uncharacterized protein C594.04c-like produces the protein MGFGGSTAAANSKNALIAFLTPLPSVLFYLSFLNHHYLFTSSDSKGAWLSQAPLWTWCYHHPFLLAITLLFLNVNVLFWLISHIQNSHWMIDLYWTVIPVMLVHYYASHPFSHYNWWRSRIVILMTWVWSVRLNHNYFRREGWQWGAREDWRFTDMRRQYGKHWWWVSFFAIYAAQQVFLVGVSLPLYVVHFVDKPLNIWDLTAVVVSLCGIVVAYNADTQLHDFVTRNIKLKETGKPMVPILDKGFWKYSRHPNYFGEQLWWWGLGIFACNLGHGWTIFGALLNSLCLAYVTKLVEGRMVKQDYRAEAYRLYQKTTSVCIPWFRSSTIGKGDKNN, from the exons ATGGGTTTTGGTGGTTCTACTGCTGCTGCTAACTCAAAAAATGCCTTGATAGCTTTTTTAACTCCCCTTCCCTCCGTACTCTTCTACCTTTCCTTCCTGAACCACCATTATCTTTTCACTTCTTCTGATAGTAAGGGTGCATGGCTTTCTCAGGCTCCTCTTTGGACATGGTGTTATCACCACCCTTTTCTTTTGGCCATCACCCTTTTGTTCCTCAACGTCAATGTACTCTTCTGGCTCATCAGTCATATCCAGAACAGCCACTGG ATGATAGATTTGTATTGGACGGTAATACCGGTGATGCTTGTCCATTACTATGCAAGTCACCCTTTTTCTCATTATAACTGGTGGAGGTCGAGGATCGTGATCTTGATGACTTGGGTGTGGAGTGTAAGGCTTAACCATAACTATTTCAGGCGTGAAGGCTGGCAGTGGGGCGCCAGGGAGGACTGGAGGTTCACCGATATGCGCCGACAGTACGGCAAGCACTGGTGGTGGGTTTCCTTTTTCGCGATTTACGCTGCTCAGCAG GTATTTCTAGTTGGAGTTAGCCTCCCATTATATGTTGTCCACTTCGTCGATAAACCATTGAACATCTGGGACTTAACTGCCGTCGTTGTCTCGCTGTGCGGAATCGTTGTCGCGTACAATGCAGACACGCAACTTCATGACTTTGTGACTAGAAACATCAAACTAAAGGAGACTGGAAAGCCAATGGTACCAATCCTCGACAAGGGCTTTTGGAAATACTCTAGGCATCCAAATTACTTTGGAGAGCAGTTGTGGTGGTGGGGACTAGGAATATTTGCATGCAATTTGGGACATGGATGGACCATTTTCGGAGCACTTTTAAATAGCCTTTGCTTAGCTTATGTGACTAAGCTTGTGGAGGGCCGGATGGTGAAGCAAGATTACAGAGCTGAGGCATACAGGCTGTACCAGAAGACAACCTCAGTATGCATTCCTTGGTTTAGGTCTTCCACAATAGGAAAAGGAGATAAAAACAATTGA